From the Selenomonas sp. oral taxon 920 genome, the window GGTTATATGAGCGGCGATCTCGAGAATGTCGGCTATGCACGCGCAGGCGCGGAGAGCATCTACAACATCCAGATTATGGAGGAGCGCCAGACGATCATCGGCATCGGCGGTGCCGCTACGACGAAGGTACTGGGGATTCGCAGCGGGCGTATGCGCTCGGTGTTCAACGCGAAGGATCTTGTGACTTATCTGCGCGATATTGATATCTATATTGAGAAACGCCGTGCGCTCCTGCGTGCGGAATACGAGGAGGAAACGCCCTGATGCTGACGAATGCGCCACGGGGGACGAAGGATATACTGCCCGATGCAGTGAGGGCGTGGACATATGTGGAGAATGTCATCCACGATCTTTGTGCCCGCTATGGCTATCATGAGATCCGCACGCCGGTCTTCGAGCATACGGAGCTGTTCCAGCGCGGCATCGGCGACGGTACGGATGTCGTGGACAAGGAGATGTATACCTTTACCGACCGCGGCGACCGCAGCCTGACGCTGCGCCCTGAGAATACGGCATCAGCCGTGCGCGCGTACCTGCAGAACAAACTCTATGCGGATGGGGGGCTGCAAAAGCTCTTCTACATCGGCTCGATGTTTCGCTACGACCGCCCGCAGGCAGGGCGCATGCGTGAGTTCCACCAGTTTGGCGTGGAGGCAATCGGCGGGGAAAGCCCAGCCGTGGACGCTGAGGCGATTCTGCTCGCGTATGACTTCCTCACGGCACTCGGGCTCAAGGGTCTGACACTTAAGCTGAACTCTGTGGGCTGTCCGACCTGCCGTCCCGTCTATCGTGAGTGTTTGCAGGCGTATTTCAAGGAGCATCTGAAGGATTTGTGCGGCGACTGTCAGGAGCGCTACACGCGGAGTCCCCTGCGGATTCTCGACTGCAAGGCGGACGCGGAGAAGCCGTTTATGGCAGGTGCACCTGCGATTACGGACTGCCTCTGTGAGGAATGTTCCTCGCATTTTGAGGCAGTGCAGAATCATCTGCGGGCGGCCGGCGTATCCTATGAACTCGATTCGCGTCTCGTGCGTGGGCTCGACTACTACACGCGGACGGCGTTCGAGATCGCCTATCCGCCGCTCGGCGCACAGAGTGCCGTTGCGGGCGGTGGACGCTATGACGGACTTGTCGAGGAGCTCGGCGGGAATCCGACCCCTGCGGTCGGGTTTGCGGCAGGGCTTGAGCGCGTTCTGCTCGCGCTAGAACAGCAGAATCTTCTGCCCGAGCGTCCCCCTGCGGCGGATGTCTTTCTCATCGCACTCGGGGAGGCGGCGGCAGCGGCTGCGTTTCCGCTGCTGCATGAACTGCGCGGCGGCGGTGTGCGCTCTCTAATGGACTATGCGGGGCGCAGCATGAAGGCGCAGATGAAGCAGGCGAACAAATCCGGCGCACGCTATGCCGTGATCCTCGGAGAGGAGGAGATCGCGAGGCATGAGGCGGTTGTGCGGGATATGATGGAGAGCACGCAGGAGACATATTCTCTTGACGATATGGTAAAACGATTGATTTCTGAGGTGAAGGGCTGAGATGGAAACGATGCAGGGACTTAAACGGACACATGACTGCGGCACGCTTCGTAAGGAGCAGGTCGGCGGAGAGGTAACGCTGTGCGGCTGGGTGTCGCGCCGCCGCGACCACGGCGGACTAATCTTTGTCGATATGCGCGACCGCTCGGGATTTGTGCAGATCGTCTTTGACGAGGCGGCGATGGCAGCGGGGACGTTCCACGAGGCGGAGACGCTGCGCTCGGAGTTCGTCATCTGTGTGCGCGGCACGGTGCGTGCCCGCAGCGCGGAGACGGTGAACCCGAACATGGAGACGGGTGAGGTTGAGGTCGTCGTCAATGAGCTGCGGATTCTGAACAAGGCGAAGACGCCGCCGTTCTACATTCAGGACGGCATCGACGTGGATGAGATGATCCGTCTGCGCTATCGCTATCTCGACCTGCGCCGTCCCGAGATGCAGGCGAATATTATGCTGCGCCACCGCGTGACGAAGATCATGCGCGATTTCTTCGATCGGAACGGCTTCCTTGAGATCGAGACCCCGATGCTCTGCAAGAGTACGCCCGAGGGGGCACGCGACTTCCTCGTGCCGAGCCGCCTCAATGCGGGCGAGTTCTACGCACTGCCGCAGTCGCCGCAGATATTCAAGCAGCTCCTCATGGTCTCGGGCTTTGAGAAGTATTTCCAGATTGTACGTTGTTTCCGCGACGAGGATCTGCGTGCCGATCGTCAGCCCGAATTCACGCAGCTCGATATTGAGATGTCCTTTATGGATCAGGACTCCATCCTCACGCTGATGGAGGAGATGGTGAAGGAGCTCTTTGACAAGAGCATGGGCATCAAGGTCGAAACGCCGTTCCGCCGTATGGGCTGGGACGAGGCGATGGAGCGTTTCGGCTCGGACAAGCCCGATCTGCGCTTCGGAATGGAACTGCAGGACATCACGGACTACGTCGGCGGCTCGGAGTTCAAGGTATTTAACGCCGTCATGGAGGCGGGCGGACGCGTCAAGGTCATCAATGTCGAGGGCTATGCAAACATTCCGCGCCGCGAGCTCGACGATCTTGTGCTGTATGTGCAGAACTACGGTGCGAAGGGACTTGCGTGGATTCAGTACACAGAGGAGGGCGTAAAGTCGCCCTTCAAGAAGTTCTATTCGGATGAGACGTTCGAGACGATCAAGAACGCTGTCGGCGCAAAGACGGGCGACCTCCTGCTCGTTGTCGCCGACCAGCCCGCCGTCGTGGCACAGGCACTCGGCGAACTGCGCCTTGAGATGGGCCGCCGCCGCAACCTGATGAATCCCGACGAACTGTCCTTCTTCTGGGTCGTGGACTTCCCGATGTTCGAGTACAGTGCGGAGGAGAAGCGCTACAAGGCAATGCACCATCCGTTCACGGCACCGCGCGATGAGGACATCCCGCTGCTCACGACCGATCCCGGGCGTGTCAAGGCGAATGCTTATGACATGGTGCTGAACGGGGTCGAGATTGGCGGCGGCAGCCTGCGTATCTATCGCAGTGATCTGCAGGAGCAGGTCTTTGAGACACTCGGCTTTGCACCGGAGGAGGCACGTGAGCGTTTCGGCTTTATGATGAATGCGTTCGAGTACGGCACACCGCCGCATGGCGGACTTGCGTTCGGTCTGGATCGCCTTGTTATGATTATGGCGAAGCGCCGCAGCATCCGCGATGTCATTCCGTTCCCGAAGACGCAGAGCGCGTCGGATGTCATGTGCGAGGCACCGTCGCCGGTCGACGAGAAGCAGCTGCGTGAGCTCTATATCCGTACGGCTGTGCCGAAGAAAAAGGCGGAGAATCCTGCACAGTAAGAATTGAAAAGAGGAGGGCGTCCGTTGATGGCGCTCTCTTTTCACGATATTTGGAGGGAATACTCCTTGAGTGAACGGGTTAATATACTGGGCGTGCATGTCGATGCGGTCACGATGACGGAGGCGGTTGCCGCCGTGCGTTCCTATATGGACGAGCGTGCGGGCGTGATGATTGCCACGGCGAATGCGGAGATGATTATGCGTGCGACGCATGACCCCGAACTGTGCGACATCCTCAATGCTGCGGCACTCGTCGTGGCGGACGGGGCGGGGACAGTCTGGGCGGCGCGACACCTCGGGCATCGGATGCCGGAGCGCGTGGCGGGCTATGACCTCGCGCAGGAACTGCTGCGTGCGGCTCCCTCAGAGGGGCGGCGCATCTACTTCTTCGGCTCTGCGCCCGGTGTTGCGGAGAAGGCAAAGGCAAAGGCAGAGAAGCTGTACCCCGGCATTGAGATTGTCGGCGTACGCGATGGCTACTTCAAGCCGGAGGACAATGCGGCGATCATTGAGGAGATCAAGGCGGCGAAGCCTGACCTCCTGCTGGTTGCACTTGGCGTGCCGAAGCAGGAGAAGTGGATTGCCGCACATCTGACGGAGCTCGGCGTGCCCGTTGCCATCGGTGTCGGCGGGACGCTCGACGTAATGGCGGGGGTGATGAAGCGCGCACCGCGCTGGATGCAGAAGGCAAAGCTCGAATGGCTCTTTCGCGGGATGCTTCAGCCGAAGCGCGCAGGCCGATTGCTTGCGCTGCCGAAATTCGTGTGGAAGGTCCACGCCTCGCGAAAATAAAAGCCGTATCTGTGGACAAAGAATAGGCTTTCCATTATAATTGATGGAAGTGCAATCATTTGATAAGGAGGCGGATGCGCATGGTCATTGTAAGCGAGGGCTATAAGTTTATCGGCGCGGCGCTTATACTGGCGGCTATTCTCGGATTCTTTGCACATCCGTATACGGCAATTCCATTTCTCATACTCGCGTGCTACTTTGCATATTTCTTCCGCAGTCCTGCGCGTGAGGTCGTGCAGGACGTGAATCACATTCTCTCTCCTGCAGATGGAACGGTCACGGAGATCTCATCTGTCGGGATGGACGACTTCGTGGGTGAGCGGTGCAACAAAATCGTCATCTTTATGTCGGTGTTCAATGTCCATGTCAACCGCAGTCCCATCAATGGGGAGATCAAGCTCCAAAAATACTACTGCGGACGCTTTCAGCCTGCGTATAAGGACGAGGTCGGCTTTGAAAACGAGCACCATCTGATCGGCATTGACCGCGGCGATCTGCGCATCACGGTGAAGCAGATTGCGGGCATCCTTGCGCGCCGCATCGTTTCGTGGGTGACGCTCGATGACAAGCTTAGGCAGGGCGACATCTACGGCATGATCCGTTTCGGCTCGTGTCTTGAGATCGTCATGCCCGAGCGTGCAGCGATTCTCGTGAAAAAGGGCGAAAAAGTGCAGGGCGGAAAAACTGTTCTTGGGAGGCTCGAAGGCGAATGAATTACAGACGGTTTCTGCCGAATCTCTGTACGGCGATGAATCTTGTCTTTGGTATGTGTTCCATTCTTGCGACGGTGGAGGGGCATCTCGACTGGGGCGCACTCTTCATCTTCTGTGCGCTTGTTGCGGACGGACTGGACGGGCGCATTGCGCGCGCGTTTGGTGTATCCAGCGAGTTCGGCAAAGAGATGGACTCGCTCTGCGACCTCGGTTCCTTCGGGGTTGCACCTGCGATCCTTGCATGGACGCTTGCCCTGCATAGCTACGGCTTTTTCGGAATTGCCGTGACGATCTTCTTTGCCGTCTGCGGCATGTGGCGGCTCACGCGCTTCAACGTGAATGCGAGCGTTGTGCACGGCTACTTTATGGGGCTTGCGATTCCGGCGGGCGGCAATCTCGTCGCCATGTCGACGTGGCTCTTTCTCGAGCTCAAGGTCGATCCGACCTCGTTCGGACTGGTCTACCCAATCGCCGTTGCCGCGACCGCATATCTGATGGTCAGTCATGTGCACTATCCCGATTTCAAGGGGGGCGGCGAGAAAATCCATATGGCATCCAAAATTTTTGCGCTTGTCGTATTTGCTGCAATCCTCTATTTCGGAAGCGCAGCGATCCTGCCCGCCGTATTTGCAGGGATCTTTGCGACCTATGCGCTCTTTGGGATTGTCAATCATGCGATTGCCGTTATGGCGCGTGCAAAGGAAGGCTGAACCCACATGACTGAGTTCGTTCAATTTGTTTCGCCCTATCTTCCGGCACATATCTTCGACATCATCATGGTGCCGATGCAGATTATTCTTCTGCTCTTTACCCTCTATTTTTTCTTTATCGGCTTCTGCTGTCTTTGGCGGCGGAGGGAGCAGAAGATCCTGACCCCCGAAAAGACTTTTGCCGTTGTGGTCGCCGCACACAATGAAGCGGCGGTCATCGGTCAGCTGATCGAAAATCTGAAACGCCTCGACTATCCCGAGGAACTCTATGACATCTATGTCATTGCGGACAACTGCACGGACGAGACGGCGCAGATCGCGGGGGATGCGGGCGCGATTGTCTGCGAGCGCACGCATCCGACGAAGAAAAGCAAGGGCTTTGCACTTGAGTGGATGTTTGAGCGTCTCTTTGAGATGGACAAGGAATATGACGCGATTGCGATCTTCGATGCGGACAACCTCGTTCATCCGAACTTTCTCAAGGAGATGAACAATCGCCTGCTCAAGGGAGACAAGGTCATTCAGGGGTTTCTCGATGCGAAGAACCCTTACGATACATGGGTTGCGGGGACGTTTGCAATTGCATTCTGGGTTATTGACCACATCTCGCATCTCGCCAAGACGAACATCGGGCTCTCGGCGTGCCTTGGCGGCACGGGAATGTGCATTACGACAGACGTACTGAAACGGCACGGTTGGCGTGCGACATGCCTCACGGAGGACATGGAGTTCACGATGAAGCTGCTCGCGGAGGGCATCAAGACGACGTGGGCACACGATGCCATCGTCTACGATGAAAAGCCGCTGACGTTCAAGCAGGCATGGAATCAGCGCCGCCGCTGGGCACAGGGGCAGTTCGACGTTGCGCATCGCTTTATCCCGACGATGCTCCGCGAGGGCTGGCGGCAGCGCGACATTCGTATCTGGGACGGCTGCATCTATCTGCTGCAGCCGCATTTCCTGATGATGTCGACGTTTTTCATTATCATCAGCTATGTGCAGCTCGCATTCCCGCCGTTCTACACGAGCATCTATAAGTTCCTGCCGTCACAGCTCATGACCGCCATCATGATCGGGCAGTACGTCCTGCCCATGATTATCCTCATCAAGGTGCGTGCAAAGCTGAAGGCATGGTTCTATCTGCTGCTCTACCCGGTGTTTATCTACTCGTGGATTCCGATCATCTTCCTCGGATTCATCCACCGCAACGAGCACGAGTGGAGCCATACGAAGCATACGCGCGCCATGAGCATGGATGAGGTCATGAGCGACGTGAAATAACACAAAAGGCTGCTGCATGAGTGCAGCAGCCTCTTTTCAATAAAAGGAGAAAATATGTATACATTACGTGTCGAGGGCGCATTTGAGGCGGCGCACCGCGTCGTGAATTATCCTGGCAAATGCGACCGCCTGCATGGGCATAACTGGGTGGTTGAGGCAACGTTTCAGGGAACGCAGCTCGATGAACTCGGTATGTTGATTGACTTTAAGGTTGCAAAGAAAGCACTTGCCGAAATATTGGAGGACTTCGACCACTACTATCTGAATGACTTTCCGCCGTTCAAGGATGGGGTAAATCCTACGGCGGAGAATCTGGCGCGCATTATCTACGAAAAACTTGAAGCGCACACCGAGGTGCAGGCATCCCCTGCGGAGCTGACCGCGCTGACCGTTTGGGAGTCGCCAAAGTCCTCTGTCACATATACGAAGAACTGATATGAGAGAGAACATCATCGAAATCTTTTCCTCCATACAGGGGGAGGGGAAATACGTCGGCTGCCGTCAGGTATTTGTGCGCCTTGAGGGATGTAATCTTGATTGTACCTACTGCGACACGGAAAATAAGGTCGGATGTCATGCGCACTGTATGGTGGAGGAGCGGGCGGGTACGCATGAGCTCGTCCCGTACGAAAATCCTCTTTCAGTGGAGCAGGTGGCGGAGATTGTCATGCGTCTTACGGGGGATGTCCCGCATCACTCTCTCAGCATCACGGGCGGGGAGCCGCTGCTTCATGTTGCCTTTATCAAGGAGCTTGCTGCACATATCGACCTGCCCATTTTCCTTGAAACAAATGGAACGCTCGATAAGGCACTCACGGACTGTATCGACTGCATTTCGCACATCAGCATGGATCTGAAACTTCCCGATGTTCTGTCCGCGCCCGTTTGGGATGCGCACGCACGCTTTCTCAAAGCTGCACGCGCAGTGGATGTCTATGTTAAGGTCGTTGTCGCGGCAGAGACGCGCGCAGAGGATGTGGAGCGTGCGGCGCACCTCGTCGCCGACATCGCACCCGCGACGCTCCTCATCCTCCAACCCGTCACGCCCTGCGGCGGCTGTACTGCGCCGTCTTCCGCACGCCTCCTCGAACTCCAACGCATCACCCTGCGTCATCTGTCCGATGTCCGCGTCATCCCGCAGACCCATCGGATGATGGATTTGCTCTAGTGTATGACAAGCAGTGAGCGTAAAAATACTCCTATCAAGTAGGGATCACTTTTTTGTCAGAGTCATCTTTCGTTTTTTGAGCGCTATAAGATTCTTTTCTATCATCCCAAGGGTATAATCTTCTCGCAGCGTTGGATTTATAGAGTAAATTGTACGCAAAAAACGGTCAGCAGCATTTATCACCTCATTAGAAAATTCATCAAAGGTAATTCTCTCTTTCTTCCATTCACCGTATTCGATTTCAGGCGGAAGAATACGTTCAAAAGAAAGAAGTCCACACTCGTTCCATTGTTCAACTCTTATTATACTGAGTTCAATATCATTTTCTTTATAGATGAACTCGATCCAAGTATTATATGACTCGATTTCGTTTAATAAAGCATACCCGTGTTTTTTGATTTCCTTCACAATTGTTGTCAGGTATTCAAACCAAAATGGAAGGATCTCAAAAAACACGGGGCATTTTCTTATTTGCTCGTCTTCGCTATAATCCCCATGTCCTTTTTCATTTACAACGATTTCAAACGGCCCAGTGATACAGCAATCAGATGGTGTAAAAGTCTTTATCTCATCTTCCGTATCCATTATCGCATAATTTATTTTGAACATATACGCTCCTCCTGTATCATTTGGTGCAGATTTTCCTGTCGAAGAGACGACGCATAGCAAGGTCTATGTGGATGACTTATCGACACAGAGCGAACTTTCTAGTATTTGTAGTATCTTTGTACAGGGAGAAGTTACTCTATATCATAAAAGACAATATGCTTGGAGTTCTCTGTTTTAAAGGAAATAAAGCGCCAAAACTCATCTTTGACAGATTCCTCAATGAATGTCTGAAATACAATGCCATTTTCGAGCAATAGAGTAATATCTCCTGTATCGGAAAAGTTGACCTTTGTTACCCTCACGCCGCGAGATAAATTCATATTCAGTGCTTTCACTTTTTCATCGTACACACTGTTATCATCATTTCCCATGTCAAATGGCTTTGTCTCATCGAAGCGTCTATACATATCACCGGAAGCCAAAATGATTTTATTGTTTTGCAGGAATCTCCATGCACATTGAACGACAAGATAGTACAAATGCTTTTCTTTGCCCTTTGCTTTAATTTTATCTCCAAAACCAATCCAAACGGTCAACCCTCCTTTTCCAACCTCTGAACAAGTTATGTTTTTCAGTATGTTGGATATGAATTCAAAATCATTCATTTATGAGCTCCTTTTGATGTTCGGGATTCTTGAGTATTATTTTAGCTATTTAGTAGATAAGCGGTGCAAATGCTTTAGAGGATACTTCGACTTCATTGTAAACATATCCTTCTCATGATAAGTTTCTCTTGTTACAGAAAAACTATTGACGGATATGTTAAACTAAACGGATAGTGATTCCTTAGTTATTTTTAGAAAGTGAATATACATACATGAAGATCATTGATGCTCATCTGCACTTTGGCAGAGGGGAGTATTTTGATACCGTGGCGTGGGCGGCGGGGCACGAGAATACGGAAGAGGCTCTGCGCCGCGACTTTCGTGCGTCGAACATTGTCCACGGCATCGTGATGGGCAATCTGCCTGTGGAGGAGACGAATCCGAACTATCCCGATATCTTCCATTATTGCGTTGGCATCGGGGGCGACGGTGTGACGGAGATTGCGGAGGGACGCATCGAAAAGCTTCTGCCCGTACTCGAACAACACCTAAAAAATGAGCGGTGTGTCGGCATCAAGCTCTATCCTGGCTATCATTATTTCTATATCTATGACGATATGCTTGCACCCGTCTACGAGCTTGCCGCACAGTACAAGAAGCCCGTTGCCGTGCACACGGGACTGACGGCGACGGAAAAGGCACTGCTCAAGTATGCCCACCCGAATGTGATGGATGAGGCTGCGACGAAGTTCCGTGATGTGCATTTTGTCATGTGTCATTTTGGCGAACCGTATTTCACGGACGCAGTCGCCGTGATGGAGAAAAATCCGAATGTGAGTGCTGATCTCTCGGGGATGCTTGCGGGTAAAATTCAGGATTTTGAGCTATTCTGTACGCGCAAGAAGTTCTACATCGAGCAGCTGCACGGATGGCTCGCTTATCTCAATGCCTATGACCGTCTCATGTTCGGGACGGACTGGCCGCTTGCGAATTTCGATGACTACATTGCGTTCACGAAGCTGCTCATTCCCGAGGAGCATTGGAATGCGGTGTTCTATGACAATGCTGTGCGGATTTATCATCTGCACTTATAAACGAGGAAAATCTATGGCAATATTGGAAATCAAAAAGGCGGGCGATCCCGTCCTGAAACAGGTGGCAGAACCGATTGAGCGGCTTACAAAGCGGCATCGGCAGCTGCTTGACGATATGGCGGAGACGATGTATTCCGCCGATGGCGTGGGGCTTGCCGCGCCGCAGGTGGGGAAATCCCTGCGCATCGTGGTGATCGACGTGCAGGACGAGCACGGGCTGCTTGAACTTGTGAATCCCGTTATCACGATGCGCGAGGGCTCTGTGGTGGACTCGGAGGGCTGTCTCTCCGTGCCGCAGGTCTACGGCGATGTGGAGCGTGCGGAGCGGGTGACGGTGGAGTATACGGATCGGCGCAGCCGGCGGCGGACTCTGACGGCAGAGGGGCTGCTCGCACGCTGTATTCAGCACGAGTGTGACCACCTCGACGGCAGGCTCTTTATCGACATCGCCGTGAGTCTGCGCAAGGCGGAGGAAAAGGAGTGACGAGGATGCGTGTCGTCTTTATGGGGACGCCGGATTTCGCCGTGCCGACGCTCGCGGCGATTGCGGCACGATCCAATCTCGCGGAAGTCGCTGCTGTCGTCACGCAGCCCGACCGCCCGCGTGGACGGGGGAAGAAGCTCAGTCCGTCGCCCGTGAAGGCATGGGCAGTGGCGCATGATATCCCCGTGCTTCAGCCCGTGCGCGCACGCGATGCGGCGTTTGTCACAGCATTTCGGGATTTGAAGCCCGATGTGGCGGTCGTCGTGGCGTTCGGTCAGATCCTTTCGCAGGAGGTGCTGGACGTGCCTGTGTACGGCTGCATCAACGTGCACGCATCTCTCCTGCCGAAGTATCGCGGAGCTGCACCGATTCAGCACGCCATCATGGCGGGCGAGCAGGTGACGGGCATCACGACGATGCAGATGGATGCGGGGCTTGATACGGGTGATATGCTCCTGTGGAGAGAAGTGCCGATTCATGCGGACACGACGTATGGCACACTGCACGACGCACTGATGGAAACGGGGGCAAGTCTTCTTGTTGAGACGCTTGAGCGGCTTGCAGCAGGGACGCTCGTGCGCACACCGCAGACGGGTACATCCTGCTATGCCGCACGCATTACGCGCGAAACAGTCGCGATGGACTGGTCGAAAAAGGCGCAGGAGCTCGATGCCTTTGTGCGCGGATTGAACCCCGTACCCTATGCGCAGACGAGCCTTGACGGCGCAGTCTACAAGATCGGTGCAATGCACCGTTCGGGAGGTGCTGCAAGTGCGCCCGCAGGGACGATTGTCGCCGCCGACCGCAAGGCGGGGCTTATCGTTGCCACGGGGGATGAAGATGTGGAGATCACAGAGATTCAAGCACCCGGCAAGAAGATGATGGAAGCGCGTGCCTTTTTGAACGGTTATACACTTCCCGTTGGCGGAAGGTTTTCATCATGAGTGCGCAGACATTGACGGTGAACGGCAAGACGGCGGGGGAGAAAAAGACCATCGCGCTCCCGTCGCGTCCGAAAAAGCGGCTTTTCATCGGTATGCTGCTCCTTGTGACGGTGCTTGCGGCGATGCTCCTCTTTGGGATCTGGTACATCGGCGTACCGGGGCTTGAGCGGATTCAGCCGGCTCTGCCGTGGGTCATCGGGGGGGCGTTGACGCTCGCCGTTTTGCTGTCCTTCTTTGGGATCTTCAATATGGTGCTGGCGATTGCGGGGCTTCCGTACTTGCCGTGGATGAAACGGCAGACTTATGAGCTCATTAATCTGCTCTTTCCCGCAGCCGTGCGTCTCGGGGCAATTTTCGGCGTGAAGCGGCGGAAGCTCGAAGGATCATTTATTGCTGTGAGCAATCTGCTCTTTCA encodes:
- a CDS encoding phosphatidylserine decarboxylase; the encoded protein is MVIVSEGYKFIGAALILAAILGFFAHPYTAIPFLILACYFAYFFRSPAREVVQDVNHILSPADGTVTEISSVGMDDFVGERCNKIVIFMSVFNVHVNRSPINGEIKLQKYYCGRFQPAYKDEVGFENEHHLIGIDRGDLRITVKQIAGILARRIVSWVTLDDKLRQGDIYGMIRFGSCLEIVMPERAAILVKKGEKVQGGKTVLGRLEGE
- a CDS encoding glycosyltransferase family 2 protein, with protein sequence MTEFVQFVSPYLPAHIFDIIMVPMQIILLLFTLYFFFIGFCCLWRRREQKILTPEKTFAVVVAAHNEAAVIGQLIENLKRLDYPEELYDIYVIADNCTDETAQIAGDAGAIVCERTHPTKKSKGFALEWMFERLFEMDKEYDAIAIFDADNLVHPNFLKEMNNRLLKGDKVIQGFLDAKNPYDTWVAGTFAIAFWVIDHISHLAKTNIGLSACLGGTGMCITTDVLKRHGWRATCLTEDMEFTMKLLAEGIKTTWAHDAIVYDEKPLTFKQAWNQRRRWAQGQFDVAHRFIPTMLREGWRQRDIRIWDGCIYLLQPHFLMMSTFFIIISYVQLAFPPFYTSIYKFLPSQLMTAIMIGQYVLPMIILIKVRAKLKAWFYLLLYPVFIYSWIPIIFLGFIHRNEHEWSHTKHTRAMSMDEVMSDVK
- the aspS gene encoding aspartate--tRNA ligase — its product is METMQGLKRTHDCGTLRKEQVGGEVTLCGWVSRRRDHGGLIFVDMRDRSGFVQIVFDEAAMAAGTFHEAETLRSEFVICVRGTVRARSAETVNPNMETGEVEVVVNELRILNKAKTPPFYIQDGIDVDEMIRLRYRYLDLRRPEMQANIMLRHRVTKIMRDFFDRNGFLEIETPMLCKSTPEGARDFLVPSRLNAGEFYALPQSPQIFKQLLMVSGFEKYFQIVRCFRDEDLRADRQPEFTQLDIEMSFMDQDSILTLMEEMVKELFDKSMGIKVETPFRRMGWDEAMERFGSDKPDLRFGMELQDITDYVGGSEFKVFNAVMEAGGRVKVINVEGYANIPRRELDDLVLYVQNYGAKGLAWIQYTEEGVKSPFKKFYSDETFETIKNAVGAKTGDLLLVVADQPAVVAQALGELRLEMGRRRNLMNPDELSFFWVVDFPMFEYSAEEKRYKAMHHPFTAPRDEDIPLLTTDPGRVKANAYDMVLNGVEIGGGSLRIYRSDLQEQVFETLGFAPEEARERFGFMMNAFEYGTPPHGGLAFGLDRLVMIMAKRRSIRDVIPFPKTQSASDVMCEAPSPVDEKQLRELYIRTAVPKKKAENPAQ
- the def gene encoding peptide deformylase, which translates into the protein MAILEIKKAGDPVLKQVAEPIERLTKRHRQLLDDMAETMYSADGVGLAAPQVGKSLRIVVIDVQDEHGLLELVNPVITMREGSVVDSEGCLSVPQVYGDVERAERVTVEYTDRRSRRRTLTAEGLLARCIQHECDHLDGRLFIDIAVSLRKAEEKE
- the pssA gene encoding CDP-diacylglycerol--serine O-phosphatidyltransferase, translating into MNYRRFLPNLCTAMNLVFGMCSILATVEGHLDWGALFIFCALVADGLDGRIARAFGVSSEFGKEMDSLCDLGSFGVAPAILAWTLALHSYGFFGIAVTIFFAVCGMWRLTRFNVNASVVHGYFMGLAIPAGGNLVAMSTWLFLELKVDPTSFGLVYPIAVAATAYLMVSHVHYPDFKGGGEKIHMASKIFALVVFAAILYFGSAAILPAVFAGIFATYALFGIVNHAIAVMARAKEG
- the hisS gene encoding histidine--tRNA ligase, yielding MLTNAPRGTKDILPDAVRAWTYVENVIHDLCARYGYHEIRTPVFEHTELFQRGIGDGTDVVDKEMYTFTDRGDRSLTLRPENTASAVRAYLQNKLYADGGLQKLFYIGSMFRYDRPQAGRMREFHQFGVEAIGGESPAVDAEAILLAYDFLTALGLKGLTLKLNSVGCPTCRPVYRECLQAYFKEHLKDLCGDCQERYTRSPLRILDCKADAEKPFMAGAPAITDCLCEECSSHFEAVQNHLRAAGVSYELDSRLVRGLDYYTRTAFEIAYPPLGAQSAVAGGGRYDGLVEELGGNPTPAVGFAAGLERVLLALEQQNLLPERPPAADVFLIALGEAAAAAAFPLLHELRGGGVRSLMDYAGRSMKAQMKQANKSGARYAVILGEEEIARHEAVVRDMMESTQETYSLDDMVKRLISEVKG
- a CDS encoding amidohydrolase family protein yields the protein MKIIDAHLHFGRGEYFDTVAWAAGHENTEEALRRDFRASNIVHGIVMGNLPVEETNPNYPDIFHYCVGIGGDGVTEIAEGRIEKLLPVLEQHLKNERCVGIKLYPGYHYFYIYDDMLAPVYELAAQYKKPVAVHTGLTATEKALLKYAHPNVMDEAATKFRDVHFVMCHFGEPYFTDAVAVMEKNPNVSADLSGMLAGKIQDFELFCTRKKFYIEQLHGWLAYLNAYDRLMFGTDWPLANFDDYIAFTKLLIPEEHWNAVFYDNAVRIYHLHL
- a CDS encoding WecB/TagA/CpsF family glycosyltransferase, whose translation is MSERVNILGVHVDAVTMTEAVAAVRSYMDERAGVMIATANAEMIMRATHDPELCDILNAAALVVADGAGTVWAARHLGHRMPERVAGYDLAQELLRAAPSEGRRIYFFGSAPGVAEKAKAKAEKLYPGIEIVGVRDGYFKPEDNAAIIEEIKAAKPDLLLVALGVPKQEKWIAAHLTELGVPVAIGVGGTLDVMAGVMKRAPRWMQKAKLEWLFRGMLQPKRAGRLLALPKFVWKVHASRK
- a CDS encoding 7-carboxy-7-deazaguanine synthase QueE, with the translated sequence MRENIIEIFSSIQGEGKYVGCRQVFVRLEGCNLDCTYCDTENKVGCHAHCMVEERAGTHELVPYENPLSVEQVAEIVMRLTGDVPHHSLSITGGEPLLHVAFIKELAAHIDLPIFLETNGTLDKALTDCIDCISHISMDLKLPDVLSAPVWDAHARFLKAARAVDVYVKVVVAAETRAEDVERAAHLVADIAPATLLILQPVTPCGGCTAPSSARLLELQRITLRHLSDVRVIPQTHRMMDLL
- the queD gene encoding 6-carboxytetrahydropterin synthase QueD, translated to MYTLRVEGAFEAAHRVVNYPGKCDRLHGHNWVVEATFQGTQLDELGMLIDFKVAKKALAEILEDFDHYYLNDFPPFKDGVNPTAENLARIIYEKLEAHTEVQASPAELTALTVWESPKSSVTYTKN